A single window of Salvia splendens isolate huo1 chromosome 6, SspV2, whole genome shotgun sequence DNA harbors:
- the LOC121807816 gene encoding mitogen-activated protein kinase 19-like isoform X1, with protein sequence MQRQDQRKKIPKDTDFFTEYGEANRYKILEIIGKGSYGVVCAAIDTQTKEKVAIKKIKDIFEHTSDALRILREIKLLRLLRHPDIVEIKRIMIPPSRRDFKDIYVVFELMESDLHQVIKANDDLTQEHHRFFLYQMLRALKYMHTANVYHRDLKPKNILANANCKLKICDFGLARVAFTDAPTAVFWTDYVATRWYRAPELCGSFSAKYTPAIDIWSIGCIFAEVLAGKPLFPGKSVVHQLDLITDLLGTPSVDTITGVRNEKARKYLMDMRKKRSVPFTEKFPNAADPSALKLLQRLLAFDPKDRPSAEEALADPYFKGLSKIEREPSCQPISKMEFEFERRRLTKEDIRELIFREILEYHPQLLKDYMTRNGGTSFLYPSAVGQFKKQFDYLEENSGKSGPVIFPERKHVSLPRSTVNSSTIPPKTHSNVSVFDNQKVKSEASIGFRAPNAASDSAPRVSRPPPRISNAKPGRVVGPVLPYENARNVNDSYGGGMCVQNATLPPQSNSPHCFFKTSTVPNQESCKEEEESQVKQQSQRQNTPVISRNGSNVEIVSKGQPLQYTPAKVNPAMNAERNSNPYHQPQSREGTLDSQHSLDAKLMQAQSRFVAAGAAAVAVAAHREVGAMQVGLI encoded by the exons ATGCAGCGGCAGGACCAGCGAAAGAAG ATCCCAAAAGATACTGATTTTTTCACGGAGTATGGAGAAGCCAACAGATACAAAATTCTGGAAATTATTGGAAAGGGTAGTTATGGAGTTGTCTGTGCTGCCATTGACACGCAGACTAAAGAAAAAGTagcaataaagaaaataaaagacatTTTTGAACATACGTCTGATGCTCTTCGGATTTTGCGGGAAATTAAGTTGCTTCGCCTTTTACGCCACCCTGATATTGTTGAAATCAAGCGGATCATGATTCCACCCTCTAGGCGAGACTTCAAAGACATCTATGTTGTTTTTGAGCTTATGGAGTCCGATCTTCATCAAGTGATAAAAGCTAATGATGATTTGACTCAAGAGCACCACCGTTTTTTTCTTTATCAGATGCTACGGGCACTGAAATATATGCATACTG CTAATGTTTATCATCGGGATCTCAAACCAAAGAATATTTTGGCAAATGCTAACTGCAAACTAAAAATATGTGACTTCGGACTAGCAAGAGTGGCATTCACTGATGCACCGACAGCAGTTTTTTGGACG GATTATGTTGCTACGAGATGGTATAGAGCTCCTGAGCTGTGTGGTTCTTTCTCCGCTAAG TATACACCTGCGATTGATATTTGGAGCATAGGATGCATCTTTGCAGAAGTCTTGGCAGGGAAGCCATTGTTTCCTGGGAAAAGTGTGGTGCATCAACTGGACCTGATCACTGATCTTCTGGGAACACCATCAGTTGATACAATAACTGGA GTACGGAATGAGAAGGCACGGAAATATTTGATGGATATGAGAAAAAAGCGTTCAGTGCCTTTCACTGAGAAATTTCCAAATGCAGCAGATCCTTCCGCTCTCAAATTATTGCAAAGGCTGTTGGCATTTGACCCAAAGGATCGTCCCAGTGCTGAAGAG GCATTGGCAGATCCATACTTCAAGGGGCTGTCTAAAATTGAGAGGGAGCCTTCTTGTCAGCCAATCTCAAAGATGGAATTTGAATTTGAGCGAAGAAGATTGACAAAGGAGGATATTAGAGAATTAATATTCCGAGAAATATTGGAGTACCACCCCCAATTATTAAAAGACTACATGACGCGTAATGGCGGCACAAGTTTTCTCTATCCTAG TGCGGTTGGCCAATTCAAGAAGCAATTTGACTATCTGGAGGAAAATTCTGGAAAAAGTGGGCCTGTAATTTTCCCCGAGAGGAAGCACGTTTCTCTTCCACG GTCTACTGTAAACTCTAGCACAATTCCTCCCAAAACACATTCGAATGTTTCTGTATTCGACAATCAAAAAGTTAAATCAGAAGCTTCAATAGGATTTAGAGCGCCAAATGCTGCCTCGGATAGTGCACCTAGGGTTTCACGCCCACCTCCAAGGATTTCAAATG CCAAGCCCGGAAGAGTAGTTGGACCAGTTTTACCATATGAGAATGCCAGAAATGTGAACGATTCCTATGGCGGAGGGATGTGCGTTCAGAATGCTACTCTGCCCCCGCAATCGAACTCTCCACATTGTTTCTTCAAAACTAGTACAGTACCGAACCAAGAGAGCTGTAAAGAGGAAGAAGAGTCCCAAGTAAAACAACAATCTCAGCGGCAAAACACGCCAGTCATATCGAGGAATGGCTCAAATGTTGAGATTGTCTCTAAGGGGCAGCCTCTACAGTATACACCAGCTAAAGTGAACCCTGCTATGAATGCAGAAAGGAACAGCAACCCGTACCACCAGCCACAGTCGAGAGAAGGTACATTGGATAGTCAACATTCCCTTGATGCGAAATTGATGCAAGCCCAGTCTCGGTTTGTTGCTGCTGGAGCTGCTGCTGTTGCAGTGGCTGCTCACAGGGAGGTTGGAGCTATGCAGGTCGGACTAATTTAA
- the LOC121807816 gene encoding mitogen-activated protein kinase 19-like isoform X2: MQRQDQRKKIPKDTDFFTEYGEANRYKILEIIGKGSYGVVCAAIDTQTKEKVAIKKIKDIFEHTSDALRILREIKLLRLLRHPDIVEIKRIMIPPSRRDFKDIYVVFELMESDLHQVIKANDDLTQEHHRFFLYQMLRALKYMHTANVYHRDLKPKNILANANCKLKICDFGLARVAFTDAPTAVFWTDYVATRWYRAPELCGSFSAKYTPAIDIWSIGCIFAEVLAGKPLFPGKSVVHQLDLITDLLGTPSVDTITGVRNEKARKYLMDMRKKRSVPFTEKFPNAADPSALKLLQRLLAFDPKDRPSAEEALADPYFKGLSKIEREPSCQPISKMEFEFERRRLTKEDIRELIFREILEYHPQLLKDYMTRNGGTSFLYPSAVGQFKKQFDYLEENSGKSGPVIFPERKHVSLPRSTVNSSTIPPKTHSNVSVFDNQKVKSEASIGFRAPNAASDSAPRVSRPPPRISNVYHCSQARKSSWTSFTI; the protein is encoded by the exons ATGCAGCGGCAGGACCAGCGAAAGAAG ATCCCAAAAGATACTGATTTTTTCACGGAGTATGGAGAAGCCAACAGATACAAAATTCTGGAAATTATTGGAAAGGGTAGTTATGGAGTTGTCTGTGCTGCCATTGACACGCAGACTAAAGAAAAAGTagcaataaagaaaataaaagacatTTTTGAACATACGTCTGATGCTCTTCGGATTTTGCGGGAAATTAAGTTGCTTCGCCTTTTACGCCACCCTGATATTGTTGAAATCAAGCGGATCATGATTCCACCCTCTAGGCGAGACTTCAAAGACATCTATGTTGTTTTTGAGCTTATGGAGTCCGATCTTCATCAAGTGATAAAAGCTAATGATGATTTGACTCAAGAGCACCACCGTTTTTTTCTTTATCAGATGCTACGGGCACTGAAATATATGCATACTG CTAATGTTTATCATCGGGATCTCAAACCAAAGAATATTTTGGCAAATGCTAACTGCAAACTAAAAATATGTGACTTCGGACTAGCAAGAGTGGCATTCACTGATGCACCGACAGCAGTTTTTTGGACG GATTATGTTGCTACGAGATGGTATAGAGCTCCTGAGCTGTGTGGTTCTTTCTCCGCTAAG TATACACCTGCGATTGATATTTGGAGCATAGGATGCATCTTTGCAGAAGTCTTGGCAGGGAAGCCATTGTTTCCTGGGAAAAGTGTGGTGCATCAACTGGACCTGATCACTGATCTTCTGGGAACACCATCAGTTGATACAATAACTGGA GTACGGAATGAGAAGGCACGGAAATATTTGATGGATATGAGAAAAAAGCGTTCAGTGCCTTTCACTGAGAAATTTCCAAATGCAGCAGATCCTTCCGCTCTCAAATTATTGCAAAGGCTGTTGGCATTTGACCCAAAGGATCGTCCCAGTGCTGAAGAG GCATTGGCAGATCCATACTTCAAGGGGCTGTCTAAAATTGAGAGGGAGCCTTCTTGTCAGCCAATCTCAAAGATGGAATTTGAATTTGAGCGAAGAAGATTGACAAAGGAGGATATTAGAGAATTAATATTCCGAGAAATATTGGAGTACCACCCCCAATTATTAAAAGACTACATGACGCGTAATGGCGGCACAAGTTTTCTCTATCCTAG TGCGGTTGGCCAATTCAAGAAGCAATTTGACTATCTGGAGGAAAATTCTGGAAAAAGTGGGCCTGTAATTTTCCCCGAGAGGAAGCACGTTTCTCTTCCACG GTCTACTGTAAACTCTAGCACAATTCCTCCCAAAACACATTCGAATGTTTCTGTATTCGACAATCAAAAAGTTAAATCAGAAGCTTCAATAGGATTTAGAGCGCCAAATGCTGCCTCGGATAGTGCACCTAGGGTTTCACGCCCACCTCCAAGGATTTCAAATG TTTACCATTGCAGCCAAGCCCGGAAGAGTAGTTGGACCAGTTTTACCATATGA
- the LOC121807400 gene encoding uncharacterized protein LOC121807400: protein MQYQQQMQNLKKDSLSMSEYFGKMRNFFDLLGSVGCRVSEDEQVMHILGGLGQEYDPAVCAISSRSDSWSLGDATAFLLTFESRMETMRSHSSSAEGSQPALNLMHQSNQKREFTPYNQTRFDSTARGGSRNQRGGRGGRGFGRGNKMICQLCDKPGHTTAKCWHRFEKIMLLLSLSCNSEGIRPISTKVSLIHQHIWCIRPLQDLLHLPALLVFLSLAMILLHQQAGIQTLALLIMSLEI from the coding sequence ATGCAATATCAGCAACAAATGCAAaatttgaagaaggattcattGAGCATGAGTGAATACTTTGGAAAGATGAGAAACTTTTTTGATCTTCTTGGATCTGTTGGGTGCAGGGTTTCTGAAGATGAACAGGTCATGCATATCCTTGGAGGACTTGGGCAAGAGTATGATCCTGCAGTTTGTGCCATCAGCTCCAGATCTGATTCATGGAGTCTAGGAGATGCCACTGCTTTCTTGCTCACTTTTGAGTCTAGAATGGAGACCATGAGATCTCACTCTTCCAGTGCAGAAGGCTCACAGCCTGCTCTCAACTTGATGCATCAGTCAAATCAGAAAAGAGAGTTCACTCCATACAATCAAACAAGGTTTGATTCAACTGCAAGAGGAGGCTCAAGAAATCAGAGAGGGGGTAGAGGAGGAAGAGGCTTTGGAAGAGGAAACAAAATGATTTGTCAACTGTGTGACAAACCGGGACACACAACAGCCAAATGTTGGCACAGATTTGAGAAAATTATGCTCCTCCTTAGTCTCAGCTGCAATTCAGAGGGAATCCGTCCAATCAGCACCAAAGTTTCTCTAATCCATCAGCACATCTGGTGCATACGGCCTCTGCAAGACCTTCTCCATCTCCCAGCTCTTCTAGTGTTTCTGAGTTTGGCTATGATTCTGCTGCATCAACAAGCTGGTATCCAGACTCTGGCGCTACTCATCATGTCTCTGGAGATTTGA